The sequence CGCAAAGGCAGCCCGCTGGTGATTGGCGTGGGTGAGGGCGAATATTTCTTTGCCTCCGATGCCTCGCCCATTATCGAATACACCAAGGATGTGGTTTACCTCAACGATTACGAGGTGGCCAACGTGCAGGCGGGTAAACTGAGCATCGTTACGCTCGACAACACGAAGACAACGCCATACATCCAGAAAGTAGAAATGGAACTCGCAGCCATCGAAAAAGGCGGTTTCGACCATTTCATGCTGAAGGAAATCTTCGAGCAACCCCGCTCCATTGCCGACTCCATGCGCGGTCGGGTCAACGCCGACGAAGGCACGCTCCAACTGGGTGGCCTCCGCGATTACATGGATAAGCTGGCCAAATCGAAGCGGATCATTATCGTGGGTTGCGGCACCTCCTGGCATGCTGGGCTGGTGGCCGAATACATTTTTGAGGAACTGGCCCGTATCCCGGTTGAAGTCGAGTACGCCTCGGAGTTCCGCTACCGGAACCCGATCATCAAAGAGGGCGATATCGTCATTGCCATCTCGCAGTCGGGTGAAACGGCCGATACGCTGGCGGCCATCGAACTGGCCAAGTCGAAAGGGGCTACCATTTTCGGCGTTTGTAACGTGGTAGGCTCGTCCATTGCGCGGGCTACCCACGCGGGAGCCTACACCCACGCGGGCCCCGAAATTGGCGTAGCCAGCACCAAGGCCTTCACGGCGCAAGTGACGGTGCTCACGCTGATGGCTCTGGCCGCCGCCCAGCGCAAAGGCGCTATTTCCGACACTCTGTTCCGGCAGTTGCTGGCCGAGTTGGAAACCATTCCGGCCAAAGTGGAGCGGGTGCTGGAGAGCGCCGAAAAGATCAAGGAAATCGCCTATATCTTCACTTACGCCCGCAACTTCATTTACCTGGGTCGGGGCCTCAACTTCCCCGTGGCGCTGGAGGGAGCGCTGAAACTGAAAGAAATCAGCTACATCCACGCCGAGGGATACCCCGCCGCCGAGATGAAGCACGGCCCCATTGCCCTTATCGACGAAGACATGCCGGTGGTGGTAACAGCCACGCAGGATAGCTCGTACGAAAAGGTCGTTTCAAACATTCAGGAAGTCAAAGCCCGCAAGGGCCGCGTGATTGCCGTCGTAACGGAAGGCGACACCCACCTGCCCTCGATGGTCGATTTCACCATCGAGATCCCGAAGGTGCACGAGATTCTGATGCCGCTGGTGTCGGTGGTGCCGCTGCAACTGCTGGCCTACGACATCGCCGTGATGCGTGGTCGTAACGTCGATCAGCCGCGTAACCTGGCCAAATCGGTGACCGTGGAGTAAATCGACTTCATTGCCTTATCTGCAAACGCCCGCTTCGATCGGAAACTGATGGAAGCGGGCGTTTTCTTATTCGAATGATTCGGCCAGCCGCCGCGTGGGTAAGCCTGATGCCTGGGCAGCGATGGGGGCGGGCGTCGGGGGTGTACTTCCTTCGTCGTGCCGGAATTTGGTCACACCAACCAGGACACGGCCCTGCTGCACAGCCGTTCGCTTCGCCTCATAAGCCGCGTCGATCGCCTCTCGGACGTACCCTGCCGCGTTGGCATAGCCGCCTTTTTGCTCAACGGCTAGAAATAACGCCCAGGCTGCTTCGACCAGCTGGTGCGTCAGTGTTTCGATGTAATAACTCCCCGCCGATGGATCGGCCACGCGCCCAAACTGACTTTCTTCCAGCAGCAGCGTCGATACATTACGGGCAATGCGCTGACTGAACTCGGTCACCGACTCGGCTAGCACGGCATCGTAGGGGCGCACGGTGAGCCAATCGCAACCGCCAATCACAGCCG comes from Fibrella aestuarina BUZ 2 and encodes:
- the glmS gene encoding glutamine--fructose-6-phosphate transaminase (isomerizing), with product MCGIVAYVGHREACPLVIKGLKRLEYRGYDSAGVALLNGEGLKVYKKKGKVSALEHELADKSLHATIGMGHTRWATHGEPNDVNAHPHYSFHKKLAIIHNGIIENYATIKETLLRKGHTFASQTDTEVLGQFIEDIWENAGGTLEEAVRAALQEVAGAYAIVVMNAEDPTQLVAARKGSPLVIGVGEGEYFFASDASPIIEYTKDVVYLNDYEVANVQAGKLSIVTLDNTKTTPYIQKVEMELAAIEKGGFDHFMLKEIFEQPRSIADSMRGRVNADEGTLQLGGLRDYMDKLAKSKRIIIVGCGTSWHAGLVAEYIFEELARIPVEVEYASEFRYRNPIIKEGDIVIAISQSGETADTLAAIELAKSKGATIFGVCNVVGSSIARATHAGAYTHAGPEIGVASTKAFTAQVTVLTLMALAAAQRKGAISDTLFRQLLAELETIPAKVERVLESAEKIKEIAYIFTYARNFIYLGRGLNFPVALEGALKLKEISYIHAEGYPAAEMKHGPIALIDEDMPVVVTATQDSSYEKVVSNIQEVKARKGRVIAVVTEGDTHLPSMVDFTIEIPKVHEILMPLVSVVPLQLLAYDIAVMRGRNVDQPRNLAKSVTVE